Proteins encoded by one window of Streptomyces sp. NBC_01571:
- a CDS encoding bifunctional adenosylcobinamide kinase/adenosylcobinamide-phosphate guanylyltransferase: MELTLLGTGAPEGLPRPDCPCSSCATALGEDARAATALLVDGTLLLDLTPGAAFAAARAGHTLGGVRQVLLSHPHDGPAVEVPAGLPQPVRVPDGSELTLLTGHRVRAVPMDAPGTGYAVTGPDGQRLLYLPPGAAPAGLDDDGGSYAMVAADVVGRPDALAKLRAVGAVGPTTDVIAVHLDHDVPPGPELRRRLAAAGARAVPDGTTLDVGVYEDVPDVPRRTLVLGGARSGKSVEAERRLESFPNVLYVATGGTRGGDNEWASRVSAHRERRPASWRTTETCDLVPLLAEEGPPLLVDCLSLWLTDAMDSVNAWDDAEWAGGGERALRARVEELTAAVRGTRRTLVAVSNEVGSGIVPATASGRRYRDELGRLNAGFGAECEHLLLVVAGQALVLRG, translated from the coding sequence GTGGAACTGACTCTGCTCGGCACCGGCGCCCCTGAGGGCCTGCCCCGCCCCGACTGCCCCTGCTCCTCCTGCGCGACCGCGCTCGGCGAGGACGCGCGGGCGGCCACCGCCCTGCTCGTGGACGGCACGCTGCTGCTCGACCTGACGCCCGGCGCGGCGTTCGCGGCCGCGCGCGCCGGGCACACGCTCGGCGGGGTACGGCAGGTGCTGCTCTCGCATCCGCACGACGGGCCCGCCGTCGAGGTGCCCGCGGGACTGCCGCAGCCCGTGCGGGTTCCGGACGGCAGCGAGTTGACCCTGCTGACCGGGCACCGGGTACGGGCGGTGCCGATGGACGCGCCGGGCACGGGATACGCGGTGACCGGCCCGGACGGACAGCGGCTGCTCTATCTGCCGCCGGGCGCGGCCCCCGCCGGACTCGACGACGACGGCGGCTCGTACGCGATGGTGGCGGCGGACGTGGTGGGACGGCCGGACGCGCTGGCGAAGCTGCGGGCGGTGGGCGCCGTCGGACCCACCACGGACGTGATCGCGGTGCACCTCGACCACGATGTGCCCCCGGGGCCCGAACTGCGGCGACGGCTCGCGGCGGCGGGTGCCCGCGCGGTGCCGGACGGGACGACGCTGGACGTGGGCGTGTACGAGGACGTACCGGACGTGCCGCGGCGCACCCTGGTGCTCGGCGGTGCGCGCTCCGGAAAGTCCGTCGAGGCCGAACGGCGGCTGGAGTCCTTCCCGAACGTGCTGTACGTGGCGACGGGCGGCACCCGGGGCGGGGACAACGAGTGGGCTTCCCGGGTGAGCGCGCACCGCGAGCGGCGCCCCGCCTCCTGGCGGACCACCGAGACCTGCGACCTGGTGCCGCTGCTGGCGGAGGAGGGCCCGCCGCTCCTCGTCGACTGTCTCTCGCTGTGGCTGACGGACGCGATGGACTCCGTGAACGCCTGGGACGACGCGGAGTGGGCCGGCGGCGGCGAACGCGCGCTGCGCGCCCGGGTCGAGGAGCTCACCGCCGCTGTCCGCGGCACCCGCCGCACCCTGGTGGCCGTCTCCAACGAGGTCGGCTCCGGCATCGTCCCGGCCACCGCCTCCGGCCGCCGCTACCGCGACGAACTCGGGCGTCTGAACGCGGGGTTCGGCGCGGAGTGCGAGCACCTGCTGCTGGTGGTGGCGGGGCAGGCGCTGGTCCTGCGGGGCTGA
- a CDS encoding class I SAM-dependent methyltransferase, translating into MPPTPPPTADHRAAYAAELARGTDRFHEPRRDDCPWCGSNRLRTPDLVQRKPGTFVVDECGDCAHAFQNPRLTAEGLAFYQRDFHETLDSLTDRLLGARGSSGRHRAAARALLPYAEPESWLDVGTGHGYFPAAAKEVHPYTSFDGLDPTRRVEKARAAGRVEEAHRGRLGDPRITARLRARYDVVSMFHHLEHTPDPREELRAALVALRPGGHLLVEVPHPDCAFGALLGKWWVSYGQPRHLHLMPLPNLLGELESLGCEIVTTDRREPHIPYDLAGALALALGRVLPDLDAPWRPAPPTSLQRRLHTVLTGASAPLLASASALDHAFAPLLRRTRFSNAYRIIARRAA; encoded by the coding sequence ATGCCCCCCACACCGCCCCCGACCGCCGACCACCGCGCCGCCTACGCGGCCGAACTCGCCCGGGGCACCGACCGGTTCCACGAGCCGCGCCGGGATGACTGCCCCTGGTGCGGTTCGAACCGGCTGCGCACGCCGGACCTCGTCCAGCGCAAGCCCGGCACATTCGTCGTCGACGAGTGCGGGGACTGCGCCCACGCCTTCCAGAACCCCCGGCTCACCGCGGAGGGCCTGGCCTTCTACCAGCGGGACTTCCACGAGACGCTCGACAGCCTCACCGACCGGCTCCTCGGCGCCCGCGGCAGCAGCGGCCGGCACCGCGCCGCCGCCCGCGCGCTGCTGCCGTACGCCGAACCGGAGAGCTGGCTCGACGTCGGCACCGGGCACGGGTACTTCCCGGCCGCCGCCAAGGAGGTACACCCGTACACCTCCTTCGACGGACTCGACCCCACCCGCCGCGTCGAGAAGGCGAGGGCGGCCGGACGGGTCGAGGAGGCCCATCGCGGCCGGCTCGGCGACCCCCGGATCACCGCCCGGCTGCGCGCCCGCTACGACGTCGTCAGCATGTTCCACCATCTGGAGCACACCCCCGACCCGCGCGAGGAACTGCGCGCCGCCCTGGTGGCCCTGCGGCCCGGCGGCCACCTCCTCGTCGAAGTCCCCCACCCCGACTGCGCGTTCGGCGCGCTGCTGGGCAAGTGGTGGGTGTCCTACGGCCAGCCCCGCCACCTCCACCTCATGCCGCTGCCCAACCTGCTGGGCGAACTGGAGTCCCTGGGCTGCGAGATCGTCACGACGGACCGCCGCGAACCGCACATCCCGTACGACCTCGCGGGCGCCCTCGCGCTCGCCCTCGGGCGGGTCCTGCCCGACCTCGACGCCCCCTGGCGCCCGGCGCCGCCGACCTCGCTGCAGCGCCGTCTGCACACCGTCCTGACCGGGGCGTCGGCCCCGCTGCTCGCCTCGGCCTCCGCCCTGGACCACGCCTTCGCCCCCCTCCTCCGGCGCACCCGCTTCTCGAACGCGTACCGGATCATCGCCCGCAGAGCGGCCTGA
- the cobT gene encoding nicotinate-nucleotide--dimethylbenzimidazole phosphoribosyltransferase → MSSLNLDDFTDLIERPDGGVRRDAEARRERQIVPPGALGRLDDLGEWLAAAQGSVPVRPIERPRVVLFAGDHGIAGLGVSARPAGTADQLVRAVLEGASPAAVLARRLGVPVRVVDMALDCDPAELPAEVVRHRVRRGSGRIDVEDALSAEEAEAAFRAGVAVADEEADSGTDLVVLGDVSVGGTTAAAVLVAALCGTDASVVTGRGGRAIDDLAWMRKCAAVRDALRRARPVLGDQLQLLAVVGGADLAAMTGFLLQSAVRKMPVVLDGVVSAACALVGQRVAFRAPDWWLAGQMSGEPAQAKALDRMALEPLLDHGVTVGEGAGALLALPLVQSAAALAAELPVTPEPTPDPETGPESSDEQ, encoded by the coding sequence ATGAGCTCGCTTAATCTCGACGACTTCACCGATCTGATCGAGCGCCCCGACGGAGGGGTGCGCCGCGACGCCGAGGCGCGCCGGGAGCGCCAGATCGTGCCGCCCGGGGCACTGGGCCGCCTCGACGACCTGGGTGAGTGGCTGGCGGCGGCGCAGGGCTCGGTGCCCGTGCGGCCGATCGAGCGTCCACGCGTGGTGCTGTTCGCGGGCGACCACGGGATCGCCGGACTCGGTGTGTCCGCGCGGCCCGCGGGCACCGCCGACCAGCTGGTGCGGGCGGTGCTGGAGGGCGCGAGCCCGGCCGCGGTACTGGCGCGCCGGCTCGGTGTCCCCGTACGCGTGGTCGACATGGCGCTGGACTGCGACCCCGCGGAGCTGCCCGCCGAGGTCGTACGGCACCGGGTGCGGCGTGGTTCGGGGCGCATCGACGTCGAGGACGCGCTGAGCGCGGAGGAGGCCGAGGCCGCGTTCCGGGCGGGGGTCGCCGTCGCGGACGAGGAGGCGGACTCGGGTACGGACCTGGTGGTGCTCGGGGATGTGAGCGTCGGCGGGACCACCGCGGCGGCCGTGCTGGTCGCGGCGCTGTGCGGGACCGACGCGTCCGTCGTCACCGGGCGGGGCGGGCGGGCCATCGACGACCTCGCGTGGATGCGCAAGTGCGCAGCCGTGCGGGACGCGTTGCGGCGGGCGCGGCCGGTGCTAGGGGATCAGCTGCAGCTGCTGGCGGTGGTCGGCGGGGCGGATCTCGCCGCGATGACCGGGTTCTTGCTGCAGAGCGCGGTGCGGAAGATGCCGGTCGTGCTCGACGGGGTGGTCTCGGCGGCGTGCGCCCTCGTCGGGCAGCGGGTCGCCTTCCGGGCGCCGGACTGGTGGCTGGCCGGGCAGATGAGCGGGGAGCCGGCCCAGGCGAAGGCGCTGGACCGGATGGCGCTCGAACCGCTGCTGGACCACGGGGTCACGGTTGGCGAGGGCGCGGGAGCGCTGCTGGCCCTCCCCCTCGTCCAGTCCGCGGCCGCGCTCGCCGCGGAGCTTCCCGTGACGCCCGAACCCACCCCCGACCCGGAGACCGGGCCCGAGTCCTCTGACGAGCAGTAA
- a CDS encoding phosphatidylglycerol lysyltransferase domain-containing protein yields MGDARIAAEQERPPARQGEGDRRSTGASRRAAGFTVWYLRAVTFINFLSAAWLTLGQDVRRHNTENLFTPYLLTAGFASGVFTMFLAITMRRRKRAAWILNFVLGGLFLLLFAVAMAFPEIRRYAQNWISLALTAVFVASLVVGRREFYAKGDRSNPKLAAAVATGGLLVCSLLAALLVTVTNSAHDASRSTFSERWRYGALRLVSVAANDSRFHGLEIANWVNVAINVLSTLLVLSVFYAAFRSRRAVDPLTEDDEKRLRVLLEKNGDRDSLGYFALRREKSVVWSPTGKAAVAYRVVGGVSLASGDPLGDPEAWPGAIDPWLAEARAHGWIPAVMGASEEAGTIYSRHGLDALELGDEAIVETAEFTLEGRAMRTVRQAYNRVKRAGYRVRIRRHDDIPADEMAYLLERADDWRDGATERGFSMALGRLGDPDDGQCVMLECTDGEGELRALLSFVPWGPRGLSLDLMRRDRDSENGLMEFMVIELLRRARDIGITQVSLNFAMFRSVFERGARLGAGPVLRLWRSLLSFFSRWWQIESLYRANAKYRPIWEPRFLLFEKSADLLRIGVASARAEGFLEAPGLPKWLHRKHLESHR; encoded by the coding sequence ATGGGAGATGCCCGAATTGCCGCCGAGCAGGAGCGGCCCCCGGCCCGTCAGGGCGAAGGGGACCGCAGGTCCACCGGGGCCTCACGCAGAGCCGCCGGTTTCACCGTCTGGTACCTGCGAGCGGTCACGTTCATCAACTTCCTGAGCGCCGCTTGGCTGACGCTCGGCCAGGACGTGCGGCGCCACAACACCGAGAACCTCTTCACCCCGTACCTGCTGACGGCAGGATTCGCCTCGGGCGTGTTCACGATGTTCCTCGCCATCACCATGCGCCGGCGCAAGCGGGCCGCGTGGATCCTGAACTTCGTCCTCGGCGGGCTCTTCCTGCTGCTGTTCGCCGTCGCGATGGCGTTCCCGGAGATCCGCCGGTACGCCCAGAACTGGATCTCGCTCGCGCTGACGGCGGTGTTCGTCGCGTCCCTCGTCGTGGGCCGCCGCGAGTTCTACGCGAAGGGCGACCGCTCGAACCCGAAGCTCGCCGCGGCCGTCGCCACCGGCGGTCTGCTCGTCTGCTCGCTGCTCGCCGCACTGCTGGTGACGGTCACCAACAGCGCGCACGACGCGTCCCGTTCCACCTTCTCGGAACGCTGGCGCTACGGCGCCCTGCGGCTGGTCTCGGTCGCCGCCAACGACTCCCGCTTCCACGGCCTGGAGATCGCCAACTGGGTCAACGTCGCCATCAACGTGCTCAGCACCCTCCTGGTCCTCTCGGTCTTCTACGCGGCCTTCCGGTCCCGCCGCGCCGTCGACCCGCTCACCGAGGACGACGAGAAGCGGCTGCGGGTCCTGCTCGAGAAGAACGGCGACCGGGACTCGCTCGGTTACTTCGCGCTGCGCCGGGAGAAGAGCGTGGTCTGGTCGCCGACCGGGAAGGCCGCGGTGGCGTACCGGGTCGTCGGCGGGGTCTCGCTGGCCTCCGGCGACCCCCTGGGCGATCCGGAGGCGTGGCCCGGCGCCATCGATCCGTGGCTCGCCGAGGCCCGCGCGCACGGCTGGATCCCGGCGGTCATGGGCGCGAGCGAGGAGGCCGGGACCATCTACTCCCGGCACGGCCTCGACGCCCTGGAGCTGGGCGACGAAGCCATCGTGGAGACCGCCGAGTTCACGCTCGAGGGACGGGCCATGCGTACCGTCCGGCAGGCCTACAACCGTGTGAAGCGGGCCGGGTACCGGGTGCGCATCCGACGCCACGACGACATCCCGGCCGACGAGATGGCGTACCTGCTGGAGCGCGCCGACGACTGGCGCGACGGGGCCACCGAACGCGGGTTCAGCATGGCCCTGGGACGGCTCGGCGACCCCGACGACGGACAGTGCGTCATGCTCGAATGCACCGACGGGGAGGGCGAGTTGAGGGCGCTGCTGTCCTTCGTTCCGTGGGGCCCGCGAGGGCTCTCGCTCGACCTCATGCGGCGTGACCGCGACTCCGAGAACGGGCTGATGGAGTTCATGGTGATCGAACTGCTGCGCCGCGCACGGGACATCGGGATCACCCAGGTCTCGCTCAATTTCGCCATGTTCCGTTCCGTCTTCGAGCGTGGCGCGCGACTGGGCGCGGGACCGGTGCTGCGACTGTGGCGCTCCCTGCTCAGTTTCTTCTCGCGCTGGTGGCAGATCGAGTCGCTCTACCGTGCCAACGCCAAGTACCGGCCGATCTGGGAGCCCCGGTTCCTGCTCTTCGAGAAGAGCGCGGACCTGCTGCGCATCGGTGTCGCGTCCGCCCGCGCGGAAGGGTTCCTGGAGGCTCCGGGACTGCCGAAGTGGCTGCACCGCAAGCACCTCGAGTCGCATAGATGA
- a CDS encoding adenosylcobinamide-GDP ribazoletransferase, which yields MSPTPASHGLRFAFGTLTVLPVEVTRWDRETARAGMLCAPVAGLVVGAGAALAGVALLAMGAGPLLAAVATAAVPAALTRGLHLDGLADTADGLGSGKPAQDALRVMKQSDIGPFGVITLLFVLLAQVAALFQAYASSWDRGALAAVVSATAARLALTLAARTGVHPARPEGLGAAVAGTVPVRAALLVALAVVAAAAGAGALLGTYDLVRAAVAVAGACAAAELLLRHCTRRFGGITGDVFGGLAETAATTALVVFALG from the coding sequence ATGTCCCCGACCCCTGCCTCCCACGGCCTGCGCTTCGCCTTCGGCACCCTGACCGTGCTCCCCGTCGAGGTGACCCGCTGGGACCGCGAGACGGCGCGCGCCGGAATGCTGTGCGCCCCCGTGGCCGGACTGGTCGTCGGGGCGGGCGCGGCCCTGGCGGGCGTGGCCCTGCTCGCGATGGGGGCGGGCCCGCTGCTCGCCGCCGTCGCCACCGCCGCCGTACCGGCGGCGCTCACCCGCGGTCTCCACCTCGACGGGCTCGCCGACACGGCGGACGGCCTCGGCAGCGGCAAGCCCGCGCAGGACGCGCTGCGCGTCATGAAGCAGTCCGACATCGGCCCGTTCGGCGTGATCACGCTGCTCTTCGTGCTGCTCGCCCAGGTGGCCGCACTCTTCCAGGCCTACGCGTCCTCGTGGGACCGGGGCGCGCTCGCGGCCGTCGTCTCGGCGACCGCGGCCCGGCTCGCCCTCACCCTGGCCGCGCGCACCGGGGTGCACCCGGCCCGCCCCGAGGGGCTGGGCGCGGCGGTCGCGGGGACGGTGCCGGTGCGCGCCGCCCTGCTGGTGGCGCTCGCGGTCGTCGCCGCGGCGGCCGGCGCGGGCGCGCTGCTGGGGACGTACGACCTGGTCCGCGCCGCGGTCGCGGTGGCGGGCGCCTGCGCGGCAGCCGAACTGCTGCTGCGCCACTGCACGCGCCGCTTCGGCGGCATCACGGGCGACGTCTTCGGCGGCCTCGCCGAGACGGCGGCGACCACGGCCCTGGTCGTGTTTGCCCTCGGCTGA
- a CDS encoding leucyl aminopeptidase, whose protein sequence is MTALTLSTAAASGLRADAIVVGVAKGAKGPVLAPGAEAVDKGYDGTLAAILETLGASGGEGEVTKLPAPSGFKAPVVVAVGLGAVPDKDEAFGAEALRRAAGVAARALAGAKKAVLALPITDAADVGALAEGAVLGAYAFDAYKETGRSGSAAKNGKAPLVEVALLGGKPRDAAHKAALARATAVTEELNRARDLVNTPPNDLTPEAFAAVATAAGKEHGIKVQVLDEKALEKGGYGGILGVGAGSAAAPRLVKLSYTSPKAAKHLAFVGKGITYDSGGISLKPAGHNETMKCDMSGAAAVFAAVVAAARLGLQVNVTGWLALAENMPSGSATRPGDVLRMYSGKTVEVLNTDAEGRLVLADALWKASEEKPDAIIDVATLTGAMVLALGNRTFGVMANDDAFRASVVEAAEEVGEESWPMPLPEHLRKGMDSPTADIANMGERMGGGLVAGLFLKEFVGEGITWAHLDIAGPAFNESGPFGYTPKGGTGSAVRTLVRLAELTAAGDLG, encoded by the coding sequence GTGACTGCTCTGACTCTCAGCACCGCCGCAGCGTCCGGCCTGCGGGCCGACGCGATCGTCGTCGGTGTAGCCAAGGGCGCCAAGGGCCCGGTCCTCGCACCGGGCGCCGAGGCCGTGGACAAGGGGTATGACGGCACGCTCGCCGCCATCCTGGAGACCCTCGGCGCGTCCGGCGGCGAGGGCGAGGTGACGAAGCTGCCCGCGCCGTCCGGCTTCAAGGCACCCGTCGTGGTGGCCGTCGGCCTGGGAGCGGTCCCGGACAAGGACGAGGCGTTCGGCGCCGAGGCGCTCCGCCGTGCCGCCGGTGTCGCCGCCCGCGCGCTCGCCGGTGCCAAGAAGGCCGTCCTCGCCCTGCCGATCACGGACGCCGCCGACGTGGGCGCCCTCGCGGAGGGCGCGGTGCTCGGCGCGTACGCCTTCGACGCGTACAAGGAGACCGGCAGGTCCGGCAGCGCCGCCAAGAACGGCAAGGCCCCGCTCGTCGAGGTCGCGCTGCTCGGCGGCAAGCCCCGTGACGCGGCGCACAAGGCGGCGCTCGCGCGCGCCACCGCCGTGACCGAGGAGCTGAACCGCGCCCGCGACCTCGTCAACACCCCGCCGAACGACCTCACCCCCGAGGCCTTCGCCGCCGTCGCCACCGCCGCCGGCAAGGAGCACGGCATCAAGGTGCAGGTGCTCGACGAGAAGGCCCTCGAAAAGGGCGGCTACGGCGGCATCCTGGGCGTCGGCGCGGGCTCGGCCGCCGCTCCCCGCCTGGTGAAGCTCTCGTACACCAGCCCCAAGGCGGCCAAGCACCTCGCCTTCGTCGGCAAGGGCATCACCTACGACTCGGGCGGCATCTCCCTCAAGCCCGCCGGGCACAACGAGACGATGAAGTGCGACATGAGCGGTGCGGCGGCGGTCTTCGCCGCCGTGGTCGCCGCCGCGCGTCTCGGCCTGCAGGTCAACGTCACCGGCTGGCTGGCGCTCGCCGAGAACATGCCGTCCGGCTCCGCCACCCGCCCCGGTGACGTGCTGCGCATGTACAGCGGCAAGACCGTCGAGGTCCTCAACACGGACGCCGAGGGCCGCCTCGTCCTCGCCGACGCGCTGTGGAAGGCGTCCGAGGAGAAGCCGGACGCGATCATCGACGTGGCGACGCTGACCGGCGCGATGGTGCTGGCCCTCGGCAACCGCACGTTCGGTGTCATGGCCAACGACGACGCGTTCCGCGCCTCGGTCGTGGAGGCCGCAGAGGAGGTCGGCGAGGAGTCCTGGCCGATGCCGCTGCCGGAGCACCTGCGCAAGGGCATGGACTCCCCCACCGCCGACATCGCGAACATGGGCGAGCGGATGGGCGGCGGCCTGGTCGCCGGCCTGTTCCTGAAGGAGTTCGTCGGCGAGGGCATCACCTGGGCGCACCTGGACATCGCCGGGCCCGCGTTCAACGAGTCGGGGCCGTTCGGCTACACGCCGAAGGGCGGTACGGGGTCGGCGGTGCGGACGCTGGTGCGTCTCGCCGAGCTGACCGCGGCGGGCGACCTCGGTTAA
- the lpdA gene encoding dihydrolipoyl dehydrogenase, whose product MANDASTVFDLVILGGGSGGYAAALRGAQLGLDVALIEKDKVGGTCLHRGCIPTKALLHAGEIADQARESEQFGVKATFEGIDVPAVHKYKDEVITGLYKGLQGLIASRKVTYIEGEGRLSSPTSVDVNGQRVQGRHVLLATGSVPKSLPGLEIDGNRIISSDHALVLDRVPQSAIVLGGGVIGVEFASAWKSFGTDITIIEGLKHLAPLEDENSSKLLERAFRKRGIKFNLGTFFSKAEYTQNGVKVTLADGKEFEAEVLLVAVGRGPVSAGLGYEEQGVAMDRGYVLVDEYMRTNVPTISAVGDLVPTLQLAHVGFAEGILVAERLAGLKTVPIDYDGVPRVTYCHPEVASVGITEAKAKEIYGADKVVALKYNLAGNGKSKILKTAGEIKLVQVKDGAVVGVHMVGDRMGEQVGEAQLIYNWEALPAEVAQLIHAHPTQNEALGEAHLALAGKPLHSHD is encoded by the coding sequence GTGGCGAACGACGCCAGCACCGTTTTCGACCTAGTGATCCTCGGCGGTGGTAGCGGCGGTTACGCCGCGGCCCTGCGCGGAGCGCAGCTGGGCCTGGACGTCGCCCTGATCGAGAAGGACAAGGTCGGCGGTACCTGCCTGCACCGGGGGTGCATCCCCACCAAGGCCCTGCTGCACGCGGGCGAGATCGCCGACCAGGCCCGCGAGAGCGAGCAGTTCGGTGTGAAGGCCACCTTCGAGGGCATCGACGTCCCGGCCGTCCACAAGTACAAGGACGAGGTCATCACCGGCCTGTACAAGGGCCTGCAGGGACTCATCGCCTCCCGCAAGGTGACGTACATCGAGGGAGAGGGCCGCCTGTCCTCCCCCACCTCCGTCGACGTCAACGGCCAGCGTGTCCAGGGCCGTCACGTCCTGTTGGCGACCGGCTCCGTGCCGAAGTCGCTGCCGGGCCTGGAGATCGACGGCAACCGCATCATCTCGTCCGACCACGCGCTGGTCCTGGACCGTGTCCCGCAGTCCGCGATCGTGCTCGGCGGCGGCGTCATCGGCGTCGAGTTCGCCTCCGCGTGGAAGTCCTTCGGTACGGACATCACGATCATCGAGGGACTGAAGCACCTCGCCCCTCTCGAGGACGAGAACTCCTCCAAGCTTCTTGAGCGCGCGTTCCGCAAGCGCGGCATCAAGTTCAACCTGGGCACCTTCTTCTCGAAGGCCGAGTACACCCAGAACGGTGTCAAGGTCACCCTCGCCGACGGCAAGGAGTTCGAGGCCGAGGTCCTGCTCGTCGCCGTCGGCCGCGGCCCGGTCTCGGCCGGTCTCGGCTACGAGGAGCAGGGCGTCGCCATGGACCGCGGCTACGTCCTGGTCGACGAGTACATGCGCACGAACGTGCCCACCATCTCCGCCGTCGGCGACCTGGTCCCGACGCTCCAGCTGGCCCACGTCGGCTTCGCCGAGGGCATCCTGGTCGCGGAGCGGCTGGCGGGTCTCAAGACCGTCCCGATCGACTACGACGGTGTGCCGCGCGTGACGTACTGCCACCCCGAGGTCGCCTCCGTGGGCATCACCGAGGCCAAGGCCAAGGAGATCTACGGCGCGGACAAGGTCGTCGCCCTGAAGTACAACCTCGCGGGCAACGGCAAGAGCAAGATCCTCAAGACCGCGGGCGAGATCAAGCTCGTCCAGGTCAAGGACGGTGCGGTGGTCGGCGTCCACATGGTCGGCGACCGCATGGGCGAGCAGGTCGGCGAGGCCCAGCTGATCTACAACTGGGAAGCGCTGCCCGCCGAGGTCGCCCAGCTCATCCACGCCCACCCGACGCAGAACGAGGCGCTCGGCGAGGCCCACCTGGCCCTCGCGGGCAAGCCGCTGCACTCGCACGACTGA
- the sucB gene encoding 2-oxoglutarate dehydrogenase, E2 component, dihydrolipoamide succinyltransferase, whose product MPVSVTLPALGESVTEGTVTRWLKAEGERVEADEPLLEVSTDKVDTEIPSPAAGVLASIKVAEDETVEVGAELAVIDDGTGAPAAAPAPAAEPEAAPAPAAPAPAAEAPAAPAPEAPAAPAAPAGGASGTDVVLPALGESVTEGTVTRWLKQVGEEVAEDEPLLEVSTDKVDTEIPAPVAGVLLEIVVGEDETAEVGAKLAVIGAPGAAPAAAPAPAAPAPAAAAPAPAAPAAPAPAPAPAPAPAAPAPAPAPAPAPAQAAAPAAPAPAPAPTAPAPVTPAPAPAATSGDDGAYVTPLVRKLAAENGVDLAAVKGTGVGGRIRKQDVIAAAEAAKAAAAAPAPAAAAAPAAKKAPVLEASPLRGQTVKMPRIRKVIGDNMVKALHEQAQLSSVVEVDITRLMKLRAQAKDSFAAREGVKLSPMPFFVKAAAQALKAHPAVNARINVDEGTITYFDSENIGIAVDSEKGLMTPVIKHAGDLNIAGIAKATADLAGKVRANKITPDELSGATFTISNTGSRGALFDTIIVPPNQVAILGIGATVKRPAVIETEEGTVIGVRDMTYLTLSYDHRLVDGADAARYLTAVKAILEAGEFEVELGL is encoded by the coding sequence ATGCCGGTTTCCGTAACCCTTCCGGCGCTCGGCGAGAGCGTCACCGAGGGCACTGTCACCCGCTGGCTGAAGGCCGAGGGCGAGCGCGTCGAAGCCGACGAACCGCTGCTCGAGGTGTCGACCGACAAGGTCGACACCGAGATCCCCTCCCCCGCCGCCGGTGTGCTCGCCTCCATCAAGGTCGCCGAGGACGAGACGGTCGAGGTCGGCGCCGAGCTGGCCGTCATCGACGACGGCACGGGCGCGCCCGCCGCCGCTCCCGCCCCCGCCGCCGAGCCCGAGGCCGCCCCGGCCCCGGCCGCTCCGGCCCCCGCCGCCGAGGCCCCCGCGGCTCCGGCGCCCGAAGCCCCTGCCGCCCCTGCCGCCCCGGCCGGTGGCGCCTCCGGTACCGACGTCGTGCTGCCCGCGCTGGGCGAGTCGGTCACCGAGGGCACCGTCACCCGCTGGCTGAAGCAGGTCGGCGAGGAGGTCGCGGAGGACGAGCCGCTGCTCGAGGTCTCCACGGACAAGGTCGACACCGAGATCCCCGCGCCGGTCGCCGGCGTCCTGCTGGAGATCGTGGTCGGCGAGGACGAGACCGCCGAGGTCGGTGCCAAGCTCGCCGTCATCGGCGCCCCGGGCGCGGCTCCGGCCGCCGCTCCGGCTCCCGCGGCTCCGGCACCCGCCGCTGCCGCCCCGGCTCCGGCCGCCCCCGCGGCTCCGGCGCCCGCCCCGGCCCCCGCCCCGGCCCCCGCAGCTCCGGCTCCCGCGCCGGCTCCGGCTCCGGCTCCGGCCCAGGCCGCCGCTCCGGCCGCGCCCGCTCCGGCTCCCGCGCCGACCGCGCCCGCCCCCGTCACCCCGGCCCCGGCGCCCGCCGCGACCTCCGGTGACGACGGCGCGTACGTGACCCCGCTGGTGCGCAAGCTCGCCGCCGAGAACGGTGTCGACCTGGCCGCCGTCAAGGGCACCGGCGTCGGTGGCCGCATCCGCAAGCAGGACGTCATCGCCGCCGCGGAGGCCGCGAAGGCCGCCGCCGCGGCTCCGGCGCCCGCCGCTGCCGCCGCTCCCGCCGCCAAGAAGGCCCCGGTCCTCGAGGCCTCCCCGCTGCGTGGCCAGACCGTCAAGATGCCGCGCATCCGCAAGGTCATCGGCGACAACATGGTGAAGGCCCTGCACGAGCAGGCCCAGCTGTCCTCGGTCGTCGAGGTCGACATCACCCGCCTGATGAAGCTCCGCGCGCAGGCGAAGGACTCCTTCGCGGCCCGCGAGGGCGTCAAGCTCTCCCCGATGCCGTTCTTCGTGAAGGCGGCGGCCCAGGCGCTGAAGGCCCACCCGGCCGTCAACGCCCGGATCAACGTGGACGAGGGCACGATCACCTACTTCGACTCCGAGAACATCGGTATCGCGGTGGACTCCGAGAAGGGCCTGATGACCCCGGTCATCAAGCACGCGGGCGACCTCAACATCGCCGGTATCGCCAAGGCGACCGCCGACCTGGCGGGCAAGGTCCGCGCCAACAAGATCACCCCGGACGAGCTGTCCGGCGCGACCTTCACCATCTCCAACACCGGCTCGCGCGGCGCGCTCTTCGACACGATCATCGTGCCGCCGAACCAGGTCGCGATCCTCGGCATCGGCGCGACGGTCAAGCGTCCGGCCGTCATCGAGACGGAGGAGGGCACGGTCATCGGCGTCCGTGACATGACGTACCTGACGCTCTCCTACGACCACCGTCTGGTCGACGGCGCCGACGCGGCTCGTTACCTGACCGCGGTCAAGGCGATCCTGGAGGCGGGCGAGTTCGAGGTCGAGCTCGGCCTCTAG